One stretch of Rhipicephalus sanguineus isolate Rsan-2018 chromosome 10, BIME_Rsan_1.4, whole genome shotgun sequence DNA includes these proteins:
- the LOC125760314 gene encoding uncharacterized protein LOC125760314 yields the protein MPGIVWQKLDPVTMSRLGVDLIREELARRQLDITGSKEELFQRLQADIQQQREATPSVETNESASTAAAPLTLDPATLQSLAMLFQQLPRPATTVTTLPDLSSSIPQFAGLHSHSVNTWLDDVRRVQQLASWDDATTRLIAASKLKGTARDWHLAFGNQYSTWATWSAALKDTFCTELSFIEWQEQVMRVTQAPSESLHQYAFAKLKIIERCPVHLSEAQKIDYLLHGLREQHILAAIAANRPPTVAEFISTCTSLDKSAQHLHAKASPSPLAGSVLPPTQPFRAAKPAERQQPRSEQSTPQSSRGATPKTRISELPTEQQEATYAAISVQYGAPAFRSGQDLSQAVCYQCHALGHLASKCPTRTSRLS from the coding sequence ATGCCGggaattgtgtggcagaagctCGACCCGGTGACCATGTCGCGGCTCGGCGTCGACCTCATACGCGAAGAATTGGCCCGTCGACAGCTGGACATCACAGGTTCGAAAGaggagctctttcagcgtttgcaAGCCGACATTCAGCAGCAGCGTGAAGCTACCCCCTCGGTTGAAACGAATGAATCCGCCTCGACCGCTGCGGCGCCTTTAACGCTGGACCCAGCCACTCTACAGAGCCTCGCCATGCTGTTCCAGCAGCTACCTCGCCCTGCAACAACGGTGACGACACTGCCAGACCTATCATCGTCCATTCCGCAATTTGCTGGCTTGCACAGCCACAGTGTCAATACATGGCTTGACGACGTGCGACGAGTACAGCAGCTCGCCTCGTGGGACGACGCCACCACACGCCTGATCGCAGCTAGCAAGCTGAAAGGCACGGCGCGAGACTGGCATCTCGCGTTCGGCAACCAGTACAGCACCTGGGCCACGTGGAGTGCCGCCCTGAAAGACACATTTTGTACAGAATTGTCCTTCATCGAGTGGCAAGAGCAGGTCATGAGAGTAACCCAGGCCCCATCCGAAAGCTTGCACCAATATGCCTTTGCCAAGTTGAAGATCATTGAGCGTTGCCCCGTTCACCTCTCGGAGGCCCAAAAGATTGACTACCTGCTGCATGGTTTACGGGAACAACACATCCTCGCCGCCATAGCAGCCAACCGGCCGCCCACGGTAGCTGAGTTTATTTCTACCTGCACTAGCCTCGACAAGAGTGCGCAACATCTGCACGCCAAAGCAAGCCCGTCACCATTGGCCGGTTCTGTGTTGCCGCCGACGCAACCCTTTCGTGCCGCTAAGCCCGCAGAGCGACAGCAGCCTCGCTCAGAACAATCGACACCACAGTCCTCCCGAGGGGCCACACCAAAAACGCGCATTTCAGAGCTGCCCACCGAGCAACAAGAAGCTACTTATGCAGCTATTTCGGTACAGTACGGTGCTCCAGCTTTTCGTAGTGGTCAAGACCTGTCTCAAGCTGTCTGCTACCAATGTCATGCCTTGGGTCATCTGGCATCCAAGTGCCCTACGCGCACCAGCCGCTTATCATAG